In Wenyingzhuangia fucanilytica, the following are encoded in one genomic region:
- a CDS encoding SulP family inorganic anion transporter — translation MTKYLKQFTTNPKNDILAGMTVSLAMIPEVVAFAFVAQIDPLVALSGAFIIGLITAVFGGRPGLISGAAGAVAVIFVHMIQEGHTKGMLFDSPVDNMGYFYLLAAVILMGVFQIFAGVFKLGRFVRLIPYPVMLGFVNGLAIVIFWAQVKMFTHKTLEISADGVKNYISEFMSGTELYIMMALVGLTMAIIFLLPKVTKKLPASLTAILVVTIIVVVSGLDVSTVGSYIREGGGAGLKGEFPTPNMELWQNLPFNLDTLTFILPFAFLAASVGLIESLMTMNLVDELTDTRGDGNRECIAQGVGNITSGLFGGTGGCGMIGQTVINVNAKGRGRLSGVMMALTLLSFILFADKYIEQVPIAALVGVMFVMVIETFAWSSIRILRKIPKADAFVLVAVSAITVVFDLAIAVFAGVIISALVFAWENAIRIRARKRMKDGTLTYEIWGPLFFGSVNVFNEKFDPKNDPQYVEIDFIESRISDHSGLEAVKNIVQKYEENGKEIKLRHLSKDCKVLLKTADPKFDKMIVDDIDDPRYHLVEDPEKFKKGLYEAE, via the coding sequence ATGACTAAATATTTAAAACAATTTACAACAAACCCTAAGAACGACATCTTAGCAGGGATGACGGTTTCTTTAGCTATGATTCCAGAAGTTGTAGCTTTTGCATTCGTAGCTCAAATAGATCCTTTAGTAGCTTTGTCTGGAGCTTTTATAATAGGTTTAATTACAGCCGTTTTTGGAGGTAGACCAGGATTAATTTCTGGAGCTGCTGGAGCAGTAGCAGTTATTTTTGTACACATGATACAAGAAGGACATACCAAAGGAATGTTGTTTGATAGCCCTGTAGATAATATGGGATATTTTTATCTGTTGGCTGCTGTTATTCTTATGGGAGTTTTTCAAATTTTTGCTGGTGTTTTTAAACTTGGACGTTTTGTACGTTTAATTCCATACCCAGTAATGCTTGGTTTTGTAAACGGATTGGCCATTGTTATTTTTTGGGCTCAAGTAAAAATGTTTACTCATAAAACACTAGAAATTTCTGCCGATGGTGTAAAGAATTATATTTCAGAATTTATGTCTGGAACCGAATTATATATTATGATGGCTTTGGTTGGTTTAACCATGGCAATTATCTTTTTATTACCTAAGGTTACCAAAAAATTACCAGCTTCATTAACAGCTATTTTAGTGGTAACCATTATTGTTGTTGTTTCAGGATTAGATGTTTCTACCGTAGGTTCTTATATTAGAGAAGGTGGGGGAGCAGGTTTAAAAGGAGAGTTTCCAACGCCAAATATGGAGTTGTGGCAAAACTTACCTTTTAATTTAGATACACTTACATTTATTTTACCATTTGCCTTTTTAGCAGCATCTGTTGGGCTAATAGAGTCTTTAATGACGATGAATTTGGTTGATGAATTAACAGATACTAGAGGTGATGGAAATCGTGAATGTATTGCGCAAGGAGTTGGAAACATTACTAGTGGACTTTTTGGAGGAACTGGTGGTTGTGGAATGATTGGTCAAACCGTAATTAATGTAAATGCAAAAGGGCGTGGACGTTTGTCTGGAGTGATGATGGCTTTAACCTTATTGTCTTTTATTTTATTTGCAGATAAATACATAGAACAAGTTCCTATTGCCGCTTTAGTAGGGGTGATGTTTGTAATGGTGATAGAAACTTTTGCTTGGTCTAGTATTAGAATTTTAAGAAAAATACCAAAAGCCGATGCTTTTGTATTGGTAGCTGTATCTGCAATTACTGTTGTTTTTGATTTGGCGATTGCTGTTTTTGCAGGAGTAATTATTTCTGCTTTGGTTTTTGCTTGGGAAAATGCCATTAGAATTCGTGCTAGAAAAAGAATGAAAGATGGAACTTTAACATATGAAATTTGGGGACCTTTATTTTTTGGTTCTGTAAATGTATTTAACGAAAAGTTTGATCCTAAAAACGATCCACAATATGTAGAGATTGATTTTATAGAATCTCGTATTAGCGATCATTCAGGTTTAGAAGCAGTTAAAAATATTGTTCAGAAATATGAGGAGAACGGAAAAGAAATTAAGTTAAGACACTTGAGTAAAGATTGTAAAGTGTTGTTAAAAACTGCTGATCCTAAATTTGATAAGATGATTGTTGATGATATTGATGATCCAAGATATCACTTGGTAGAAGATCCAGAGAAGTTTAAAAAAGGATTATACGAAGCAGAGTAA
- a CDS encoding rhomboid family intramembrane serine protease, whose translation MKLIVIGLILANVIMSIKGFKDVVFFNKYKFNISSVQKGEKIRMFSSGFLHADYIHLGFNMYVLYMFSNVVLSYFSPLLYLGIYALSLFIGNYLSLLLNKSNLYYSAVGASGAVTGIVYSSIVLFPDMPLSIFPLPISFPAYIFGIGYLFYSMYGMKNQSGNVGHSAHIGGAIAGYLATIVLIPSVLITQTLPVVLLAIPIVVLVLMQKKNFSR comes from the coding sequence ATGAAATTAATAGTAATAGGGCTGATACTTGCTAATGTAATTATGAGTATTAAAGGGTTTAAGGATGTTGTGTTTTTTAATAAATACAAATTCAATATATCATCCGTTCAAAAAGGGGAAAAAATCAGAATGTTTTCTTCAGGGTTTTTACATGCAGATTATATTCATTTAGGTTTTAACATGTATGTATTATACATGTTTTCTAATGTTGTTCTAAGCTATTTTTCACCTTTATTATATTTGGGAATTTATGCATTAAGCTTATTTATAGGGAATTATTTGTCCTTGTTATTAAACAAAAGCAATCTATATTATTCAGCAGTAGGGGCTTCTGGAGCGGTTACAGGAATTGTTTACTCAAGTATTGTGTTATTTCCAGATATGCCTTTGTCTATTTTTCCATTACCTATAAGTTTTCCGGCCTATATATTCGGAATCGGTTATTTGTTTTATTCTATGTATGGTATGAAAAATCAATCAGGAAATGTCGGTCACAGTGCCCATATTGGAGGCGCTATTGCCGGATATTTAGCGACTATTGTATTAATACCTAGCGTTCTAATAACCCAAACATTACCAGTAGTTTTATTAGCCATTCCTATTGTTGTATTGGTTCTAATGCAAAAAAAGAACTTTTCTAGATAA